One Nocardia farcinica genomic region harbors:
- a CDS encoding acyl-CoA dehydrogenase family protein, whose translation MTHAEMTAPPFEPTAEHRTLREQARQVAAEFAPRAVAVRRHTLEHGEMHPELWRAFRANGLAGAALSPEVGGRGAGVLGAALVLEAFAEHGIVLWMPALTTAIACAMERLGPAPARDVWLPRIAAGTAQLAMAATEPESGHNLFRVRTEIRADSDGFVVSGRKRVSSGVDLAERVLVFGRATEGFTTVLVDPRAPGVTVTEVPMGFREGVRQFELDFHEVAVPAADVVGRAGAGLLTLWPFTHVERVLTAAICTGSARHSIERAVRHAKTRTVVGSAPIGANQALAHPLARLHARTAAVQLLVHRCAARIDADHPDSAAEAAAAKLLAADLAFDAADHTTQVLGAEAWDERSGWIDLYLDARLARSGPVSNEFALNHLAEHVLGLPLHR comes from the coding sequence ATGACCCACGCCGAGATGACAGCACCGCCGTTCGAGCCGACGGCGGAGCACCGGACGCTGCGGGAACAGGCGCGGCAGGTGGCGGCCGAATTCGCGCCCCGAGCGGTCGCCGTCCGCAGGCACACCCTCGAACACGGCGAGATGCACCCGGAGCTGTGGCGGGCGTTCCGCGCGAACGGACTGGCCGGAGCAGCGCTCTCCCCGGAGGTGGGTGGCCGGGGCGCCGGCGTACTCGGCGCCGCGCTGGTCCTGGAGGCGTTCGCCGAGCACGGCATCGTGCTGTGGATGCCCGCGCTCACCACCGCGATCGCCTGCGCGATGGAGCGTCTCGGCCCGGCGCCCGCCCGCGACGTGTGGTTGCCGCGGATCGCCGCGGGCACCGCGCAACTGGCGATGGCGGCCACGGAACCCGAGTCCGGGCACAACCTCTTCCGCGTCCGCACCGAAATCCGTGCCGACAGCGACGGTTTCGTGGTCTCCGGCCGCAAGCGGGTCAGTTCCGGTGTCGATCTGGCCGAGCGCGTCCTGGTGTTCGGCCGGGCGACGGAGGGATTCACCACGGTCCTGGTCGATCCCCGGGCTCCCGGCGTCACCGTCACCGAGGTGCCGATGGGATTCCGGGAAGGCGTGCGGCAATTCGAGCTCGACTTCCACGAGGTCGCCGTCCCGGCCGCGGACGTGGTCGGGCGCGCCGGTGCGGGGCTGCTGACGCTGTGGCCGTTCACCCATGTCGAGCGGGTGCTCACCGCCGCCATCTGCACGGGTTCGGCCCGGCACAGCATCGAGCGGGCCGTGCGGCACGCGAAAACCAGGACGGTGGTCGGCTCGGCGCCCATCGGCGCGAACCAGGCGCTGGCCCACCCCTTGGCCCGGTTGCACGCGCGGACCGCCGCCGTCCAATTGCTGGTGCACCGCTGCGCGGCCCGGATCGATGCCGATCACCCCGACAGCGCGGCCGAGGCCGCCGCCGCCAAACTACTGGCCGCCGACCTGGCCTTCGACGCCGCCGACCACACCACCCAGGTGCTCGGCGCCGAAGCCTGGGACGAGCGATCCGGCTGGATCGACCTGTATCTGGACGCGCGGCTGGCCCGCTCCGGACCGGTCAGCAACGAGTTCGCGCTCAACCACCTCGCCGAGCACGTGCTGGGGTTGCCGCTGCACCGGTGA
- a CDS encoding ESX secretion-associated protein EspG, with protein MHWIFTPDEFVHVWRETDVDRPPYPLRLLESPRTEQEAEVLRGRIAERFPPGADPDLTACLRILAHPHTRVVAVGTGAHQGEELRLLGCTVFDRAVLVRQDPPATPGAAGSVRVSIGHAGKLGARIASLLPKAPPGREPARAAPTVEVYDTEAVRPAPAVARIRRLLLAPHTGEGHIRIEPRLDRPQPPAPIHYTWFDVADDGRYLVKADDTVRVVPASAEQLAAQLQKRVPAQAG; from the coding sequence GTGCACTGGATTTTCACGCCGGACGAGTTCGTCCATGTGTGGCGTGAGACCGATGTCGACCGGCCGCCCTATCCGCTGCGGTTGCTCGAGTCGCCGCGCACCGAGCAGGAGGCCGAGGTGTTGCGCGGCCGGATCGCCGAGCGCTTCCCGCCGGGCGCGGACCCGGATCTGACCGCCTGCCTTCGGATTCTGGCCCACCCGCACACGCGGGTGGTGGCCGTCGGCACCGGTGCGCACCAGGGCGAGGAACTGCGGTTGCTCGGTTGCACGGTGTTCGATCGCGCGGTGTTGGTGCGGCAGGATCCGCCCGCCACGCCGGGTGCGGCCGGGTCGGTCCGGGTGTCGATCGGGCACGCCGGAAAGTTGGGGGCGCGCATCGCGAGTCTGCTGCCGAAGGCGCCGCCGGGCCGCGAGCCCGCGCGGGCCGCACCGACCGTCGAGGTCTACGACACCGAGGCGGTGCGCCCGGCGCCGGCGGTCGCCCGCATCCGCCGGCTGCTGCTGGCTCCGCACACGGGCGAGGGGCACATCCGCATCGAGCCGCGACTCGACCGCCCCCAACCGCCCGCGCCGATCCACTACACCTGGTTCGACGTGGCCGACGACGGCCGCTACCTGGTCAAGGCGGACGACACCGTGCGGGTGGTACCGGCCTCGGCCGAGCAGTTGGCCGCCCAGCTGCAGAAACGGGTTCCGGCGCAGGCCGGTTGA
- a CDS encoding TioE family transcriptional regulator: protein MKYLRPADLARRHGLSTQAVRNYEAEGFLPAAARTPSGYRMFTEVHGAALSAFLALVTGYGHATAGRIMNALNAGDLDRALRLIDEGHVRLVEDRRTLDSVRHAVEHLTDTGAEPPRPEPGAAARTIGELAHLLRVTPATLRNWEEAGILSPDRERGTGFRRYGPSDVRDARLAHLLRRGGYPLERIALVVAQVRTAGGTDELADALAQWHGRLLAQGTAMLDAAAKVGEYLRLRSDPGTDTATVGSG, encoded by the coding sequence GTGAAGTACCTGCGCCCCGCCGATCTCGCCCGGCGGCACGGGCTGTCCACGCAGGCCGTGCGCAACTACGAGGCCGAGGGGTTCCTCCCGGCCGCGGCGCGCACACCGTCGGGGTACCGGATGTTCACCGAAGTCCACGGCGCCGCGTTGAGCGCCTTCCTGGCGCTCGTCACCGGCTACGGTCACGCGACGGCCGGGCGGATCATGAACGCGCTCAACGCCGGTGATCTCGACCGCGCCCTGCGGCTCATCGACGAGGGCCATGTGCGGCTGGTCGAGGACCGGCGCACGCTCGACAGCGTCCGCCACGCCGTCGAGCATCTGACCGACACCGGGGCGGAACCACCACGGCCGGAACCCGGCGCCGCCGCGCGCACCATCGGTGAGCTCGCCCATCTCCTACGGGTGACCCCGGCGACGCTGCGCAACTGGGAGGAGGCGGGCATCCTGTCCCCGGACCGCGAGCGCGGCACCGGCTTCCGGCGCTACGGTCCTTCCGACGTGCGGGATGCCCGGCTGGCCCACCTGCTGCGCCGCGGCGGCTATCCGCTCGAGCGGATCGCCCTCGTCGTCGCTCAGGTCCGCACCGCGGGCGGCACCGACGAGCTCGCCGACGCGCTGGCGCAGTGGCACGGCAGGCTGCTCGCCCAGGGCACGGCGATGCTGGACGCGGCCGCGAAGGTCGGGGAATACCTACGGCTGCGGTCGGATCCGGGCACCGATACCGCGACCGTCGGCTCAGGGTGA
- a CDS encoding serine hydrolase domain-containing protein, with the protein MRTRRMLVGLCVGSTLLLVGCSTVQRASALQRDLDAVTAAGVAGAVATVDDRTTSLVITSGVADRSTGAAMPEHGRVRIGSVTKTFTAAIVMQLVAEGKVALDAAVDTYLPGLLTGDGVDGRVITVRQLLQHRSGLPEFAGRPGADELIAAAENRTLAPAEAVSTALAHPAQFSPGTRYAYTNTNYIVLGLLIERVTGRSYADELRDRIIAPLGLTDTYLPAPGEREIRGEHPHGYLDTPDGVIDVSRIEPSIPWAAGALVSTGRDLNTFWRALVDGRLVPAPQLVEMTTPQDGASEDEGRGYGLGVGATELSCGVRYVGHSGGIPGYHTMSGATPDRAATITFTQAPRTPPDSKALLEHALCP; encoded by the coding sequence ATGCGAACTCGAAGGATGCTGGTCGGGCTCTGCGTCGGGAGCACGTTGCTGCTGGTGGGTTGCTCGACGGTACAGCGGGCGTCCGCGCTACAGCGCGACCTCGACGCGGTGACCGCCGCGGGTGTGGCGGGCGCGGTCGCCACCGTCGACGACCGGACGACATCGCTGGTGATCACCAGTGGTGTCGCCGACCGGTCGACGGGGGCCGCGATGCCCGAGCACGGCCGGGTCCGCATCGGCAGTGTCACCAAGACCTTCACCGCCGCGATCGTGATGCAGCTGGTCGCGGAGGGGAAGGTCGCCCTGGATGCCGCCGTCGATACCTACCTCCCCGGCCTGCTCACCGGCGACGGTGTGGACGGGCGGGTGATCACCGTGCGACAGCTCCTCCAGCACCGCAGCGGGCTCCCCGAGTTCGCCGGACGACCCGGCGCCGACGAGCTGATCGCCGCCGCCGAGAACCGGACGCTGGCCCCGGCCGAGGCGGTGTCGACCGCGCTGGCGCACCCGGCGCAGTTCTCGCCGGGCACCCGGTACGCCTACACCAACACCAACTACATCGTCCTCGGCCTGCTGATCGAGCGCGTGACCGGGCGCTCCTACGCCGACGAGCTGCGCGACCGGATCATCGCCCCGCTCGGCCTGACCGACACCTACCTGCCCGCGCCCGGTGAACGCGAGATCCGCGGCGAGCACCCGCACGGCTACCTCGACACCCCCGACGGGGTGATCGACGTCTCCCGGATCGAACCGTCGATTCCCTGGGCGGCCGGAGCGCTGGTCTCCACCGGCCGCGACCTCAACACCTTCTGGCGGGCTCTGGTGGACGGGCGTCTCGTCCCCGCACCGCAGCTGGTCGAGATGACCACTCCGCAGGACGGGGCGAGCGAGGACGAGGGGCGCGGCTACGGGCTGGGTGTCGGCGCGACAGAACTGTCGTGCGGCGTCCGCTACGTCGGGCACAGTGGCGGCATCCCCGGCTATCACACGATGTCCGGTGCCACTCCCGACCGTGCCGCGACCATCACGTTCACCCAGGCGCCGCGGACACCGCCGGACAGCAAGGCACTGCTCGAACACGCCCTGTGCCCGTGA
- the proB gene encoding glutamate 5-kinase, with translation MSAARQAIASARSVVVKIGSSALTSLEGGLDTTRLDRLADAVEARMRAGSDVVVVSSGAIGAGLAPLGLSRRPRDLATKQAAASVGQLALAHAWGTSFARYGRTVGQVLLSADDFSRREHHRNAQRTLDRLRSLGAVAVVNENDTVATEEIRFGDNDRLAALVAHLVGADALILLSDVEGLYDGDPRKGAATFIPEVRSSADLDGVIAGSGGVLGTGGMASKLSAARLAADAGVPVLLAAAEQAATALGSGTVGTAFAARPVRLSARKFWVRHAADSRGALVLDDGAVQAVAQRRRSLLAAGITAVRGRFHGGDVVDLLAADQRLVARGVVEYDSTELSTMLGRSTAELPDTMQRPVIHADDLVKV, from the coding sequence TTGAGCGCGGCCAGGCAGGCGATCGCGTCGGCGCGCAGCGTGGTCGTCAAGATCGGCTCGTCGGCGCTGACCAGTCTCGAAGGCGGATTGGACACCACCCGGCTGGACCGGCTCGCCGACGCCGTGGAGGCGCGCATGCGGGCCGGATCGGATGTCGTGGTGGTCTCCTCCGGCGCGATCGGCGCCGGGCTCGCCCCGCTCGGGTTGTCCCGCCGGCCACGAGATCTGGCGACCAAGCAGGCCGCCGCCAGCGTCGGGCAGCTCGCCCTCGCACACGCCTGGGGCACCTCCTTCGCCCGCTACGGTCGCACCGTCGGCCAGGTGCTGCTGTCGGCCGACGACTTCTCCCGCCGCGAGCACCACCGCAACGCCCAGCGCACGCTGGACCGGTTGCGCTCGCTCGGCGCGGTCGCGGTCGTCAACGAGAACGACACGGTGGCCACCGAGGAGATCCGGTTCGGCGACAACGACCGGCTGGCCGCACTGGTCGCCCACCTGGTCGGCGCCGACGCGTTGATCCTGCTCTCCGACGTCGAGGGCCTCTACGACGGCGACCCCCGCAAGGGCGCGGCCACCTTCATCCCCGAGGTGCGCAGCAGTGCCGACCTCGATGGCGTGATCGCGGGCAGCGGCGGCGTGCTCGGCACCGGCGGTATGGCCTCCAAGCTCTCGGCCGCGCGACTGGCCGCCGACGCGGGCGTCCCGGTGCTGCTGGCCGCCGCCGAACAGGCCGCGACCGCGCTGGGCAGCGGCACCGTCGGCACCGCGTTCGCCGCCCGCCCGGTGCGGTTGTCGGCGCGCAAGTTCTGGGTGCGGCACGCCGCCGACAGCCGCGGCGCGCTCGTCCTCGACGACGGCGCGGTGCAGGCGGTCGCGCAGCGGCGCCGGTCCCTGCTCGCCGCCGGGATCACCGCCGTGCGCGGGCGCTTCCACGGCGGCGACGTGGTGGATCTGCTCGCCGCCGACCAGCGGCTGGTCGCGCGCGGTGTGGTCGAATACGACAGCACCGAGTTGTCCACCATGCTCGGCCGGTCCACCGCCGAACTGCCCGACACCATGCAGCGGCCGGTGATCCACGCCGACGACCTGGTCAAGGTCTGA
- the obgE gene encoding GTPase ObgE, which yields MSKFIDRVVLHVRAGKGGHGCASVHREKFKPLGGPDGGNGGNGGDVVLEVDPNVHTLLDFHFHPHAKAGNGKPGEGGNRDGKMGSDLLLKVPDGTVVLDRDGEVLVDLVGAGNRFVAARGGRGGLGNAALASKARKAPGFALLGEDGEERDLVLELKSVADVGLVGFPSAGKSSLVSVLSAAKPKIADYPFTTLVPNLGVVASGDTTFTIADVPGLIPGASQGRGLGLDFLRHLERCAVLAHVVDCATLEPGRDPISDVDALEAELAAYKPALAADAGLGDLADRPRVVILNKTDVPDAAELAEMVTPEFTARGWPVFQISAVSRAGLRPLTFALADLVREYREAHPKAAPKRPVIRPIAVDESGFTVHPDPDEPGGFIVRGARPERWVRQTQFDNDEAVGYLADRLARLGVEEELVRLGAEPGAPVTIGDVTFDWEPQISAGVDMVRTGRGTDVRLEQSDRVSAAERKHASRVRRGLVEDDEQR from the coding sequence ATGTCGAAGTTCATCGACCGTGTCGTGCTGCATGTGCGCGCCGGGAAGGGCGGTCACGGCTGCGCGTCGGTGCACCGCGAGAAGTTCAAGCCGCTCGGCGGCCCCGACGGCGGCAACGGCGGCAACGGCGGCGACGTCGTCCTCGAGGTCGACCCGAACGTGCACACCCTGCTCGACTTCCACTTCCACCCGCACGCCAAAGCGGGCAACGGCAAGCCGGGCGAGGGCGGCAACCGCGACGGCAAGATGGGCAGCGACCTGCTGCTGAAGGTGCCCGACGGCACCGTCGTGCTGGACCGCGACGGCGAGGTCCTGGTGGACCTGGTCGGCGCGGGCAACCGCTTCGTCGCCGCACGCGGCGGTCGCGGTGGTCTCGGCAACGCGGCGCTGGCCTCGAAGGCGCGCAAGGCCCCCGGCTTCGCCCTGCTGGGCGAGGACGGCGAGGAACGCGACCTCGTGCTCGAGCTCAAGTCCGTCGCCGACGTCGGGCTGGTCGGGTTCCCCTCCGCGGGCAAGTCCTCGCTCGTGTCGGTGCTCTCGGCGGCCAAGCCCAAGATCGCGGACTACCCGTTCACCACCCTGGTGCCCAACCTGGGCGTGGTGGCCAGCGGTGACACCACCTTCACCATCGCCGACGTGCCCGGCCTCATCCCCGGCGCGAGCCAGGGCCGCGGCCTCGGCCTGGACTTCCTGCGGCATCTCGAGCGCTGCGCCGTGCTCGCGCACGTGGTCGACTGCGCCACCCTGGAACCGGGCCGTGACCCGATCTCCGATGTCGACGCGCTCGAGGCCGAACTGGCCGCCTACAAGCCCGCCCTGGCCGCCGACGCCGGGCTCGGCGATCTGGCCGACCGCCCGCGCGTGGTGATCCTCAACAAGACCGACGTGCCCGACGCCGCCGAGCTGGCCGAGATGGTGACCCCGGAGTTCACCGCGCGCGGCTGGCCGGTGTTCCAGATCTCGGCGGTCTCGCGGGCCGGCCTGCGGCCGTTGACCTTCGCGCTGGCCGATCTCGTGCGCGAATACCGCGAGGCGCATCCGAAGGCCGCGCCCAAGCGTCCGGTCATCCGTCCGATCGCGGTGGACGAGTCCGGGTTCACCGTGCATCCCGACCCCGACGAGCCCGGCGGGTTCATCGTGCGCGGCGCCCGCCCCGAGCGCTGGGTGCGCCAGACCCAGTTCGACAACGACGAGGCCGTCGGCTACCTGGCCGACCGGCTGGCCCGCCTCGGTGTCGAGGAGGAACTGGTGCGGCTGGGCGCCGAGCCGGGTGCGCCGGTGACCATCGGCGATGTCACCTTCGACTGGGAGCCGCAGATCAGCGCGGGTGTCGACATGGTGCGCACCGGCCGCGGCACCGACGTGCGGCTCGAGCAGAGCGACCGGGTCAGCGCCGCCGAACGCAAGCACGCTTCCCGGGTCCGCCGCGGCCTGGTGGAGGACGACGAACAGCGGTGA
- the rpmA gene encoding 50S ribosomal protein L27 — MAHKKGASSSRNGRDSNAQRLGVKRFGGQTVKAGEILVRQRGTHFHPGVNVGRGGDDTLFALAAGAVQFGTKRGRKTVNIVAPEPVQA, encoded by the coding sequence ATGGCACACAAGAAGGGCGCGTCCAGCTCCCGGAACGGACGCGACTCCAACGCCCAGCGACTCGGCGTCAAGCGCTTCGGCGGTCAGACCGTCAAGGCCGGCGAGATCCTGGTGCGCCAGCGTGGCACCCACTTCCACCCCGGCGTGAACGTCGGGCGCGGTGGCGACGACACCCTGTTCGCCCTCGCGGCGGGCGCGGTGCAGTTCGGCACCAAGCGTGGCCGCAAGACGGTCAACATCGTCGCCCCGGAGCCGGTTCAGGCCTGA
- the rplU gene encoding 50S ribosomal protein L21, protein MATYAIVKTGGKQYKVAVGDLVKVEKIEGEPGAAVELSPVLVVDGAELTTEAEALAKRSVTAELVEQTKGPKIRIHKFKNKTGYHKRQGHRQPLTVLKVTGIK, encoded by the coding sequence ATGGCAACGTACGCGATCGTCAAGACCGGCGGAAAGCAGTACAAGGTCGCGGTCGGTGACCTGGTGAAGGTCGAGAAGATCGAGGGCGAGCCGGGTGCCGCCGTCGAGCTGTCGCCCGTCCTCGTGGTGGACGGCGCCGAACTGACCACCGAGGCGGAGGCTCTGGCCAAGCGCTCGGTGACCGCGGAGCTGGTCGAGCAGACCAAGGGCCCCAAGATCCGCATCCACAAGTTCAAGAACAAGACCGGCTACCACAAGCGCCAGGGTCACCGTCAGCCGCTGACGGTCCTGAAGGTCACCGGCATCAAGTAA
- a CDS encoding translation initiation factor IF-2 N-terminal domain-containing protein yields the protein MADQEPLETTSQDADQLPERIRVHALAKRLGVTSKRILAKLSELGSEARSAQSNVDRAVAETVRDALAAGDAEPATATAAPAPPPQPEPEPEPAAPAQPGLLFSAPDPLQTSAPAPADQPATAQLFTHPVRAEAPAEPVVFQPPAEVAAPLFLPPDASAAEQLRRKRRAERDARKAEAAPEDEADTATTEPEAAEADEQDRGEQDRGEQGADADQGEGDGQPRRRRRGRRGRGRGRGEQQNDTDTDTDGEDTDHADSDTEERESESAQAEESAETTDAAATADAGEGEDTEESEENGGPEGSTRRRRRRRRRKVGGDGDEAQPADDDPPNTVVHEREPRNKARGRASVDEVQGITGSTRLEAKRQRRRDGREAGRRRPPILTESEFLARREAVDRVMVVREKNFPDHPNITQVAVLEDNILVEHFVTDTGQPSMVGNVYLGKVQNVLPSMEAAFVDIGRGRNGVLYAGEVNWEAAGLGGKERKIEQALKPGDQVLVQVSKDPVGHKGARLTTQISLAGRFLVYVPGGTSTGISRKLPDTERKRLKEILREIVPPDAGVIIRTASEGVSEAELARDVERLQSTWRSIQEQADKDGGAPKTLYEEPDLLVKVIRDLFNEDFSQLVIEGERAWTTVQNYIRTVAPDLLARVSRHENNGVDVFETYRIDEQLAKALDRKVWLPSGGTLVIDRTEAMTVIDVNTGKFTGSGGSNLEETVTRNNLEAAEEIVRQMRLRDIGGMIVVDFIDMVLESNRDLVLRRLTEALGRDRTRHQVSEVTSLGLVQMTRKKLGTGLVEAFSTTCEHCHGRGIIVHNYPVEPGQAEESGGRRESGSRRRRGRDKGAAAPAANGAAPTETVEDAAVKRAHPVALAMAAHQSGGGEHDEPEAHPESVGAAEESVADQVADVAAGPDTDAVAQDEGIETVEVRPSRSRRRAGRAQREAARREAAAQQAADRPDTAQPEDAAERAAADEERDEAGTATPEALEEQAEAVLALPTDAGAVAVTESGAEPGVAEQVPVTEEVAAAESAVAELAGQVEPGQVADEASEPAAATPAPSAESQSSADVPASSAEANGVAPERPARRRRVARSAAAPAADSSAAVFVVSGTEQPAAPVFDADEPAPVVLPRERPRRRAVGRPAGPPADEAN from the coding sequence GTGGCCGATCAAGAGCCGCTGGAAACAACATCACAGGATGCCGATCAATTGCCGGAGCGAATCCGAGTTCACGCACTTGCCAAGCGGCTGGGAGTGACCAGCAAACGCATCCTCGCCAAACTCAGCGAGTTGGGCTCCGAGGCGCGCAGTGCGCAATCCAACGTCGATCGGGCGGTCGCCGAGACCGTGCGTGACGCCCTCGCCGCGGGCGACGCCGAGCCCGCGACCGCCACCGCGGCGCCCGCCCCGCCCCCGCAACCCGAACCCGAGCCGGAACCGGCCGCCCCCGCGCAACCGGGGCTGCTGTTCTCCGCACCCGATCCCCTGCAGACCAGCGCCCCCGCGCCGGCGGACCAGCCCGCCACCGCGCAGTTGTTCACCCATCCCGTCCGCGCCGAGGCGCCTGCCGAACCGGTGGTCTTCCAGCCGCCCGCCGAGGTGGCCGCACCGCTGTTCCTGCCGCCGGACGCCTCCGCCGCCGAGCAGCTGCGCCGCAAGCGCCGCGCCGAACGCGACGCCCGCAAGGCCGAGGCCGCGCCCGAGGACGAGGCCGACACCGCGACCACCGAGCCCGAGGCCGCCGAGGCCGACGAGCAGGACCGTGGCGAGCAGGACCGTGGCGAGCAGGGCGCCGACGCCGATCAGGGTGAGGGCGACGGCCAGCCGCGCAGGCGCAGGCGTGGTCGTCGTGGCCGCGGTCGTGGCCGCGGCGAGCAGCAGAACGACACCGACACCGACACCGACGGCGAGGACACCGACCACGCCGACTCGGACACCGAGGAGCGCGAGTCCGAGTCCGCGCAGGCCGAGGAATCCGCCGAGACCACCGACGCCGCCGCGACCGCGGACGCCGGCGAGGGCGAGGACACCGAGGAGTCCGAGGAGAACGGCGGACCCGAGGGTTCCACCCGCAGGCGGCGCCGTCGCCGCCGCCGCAAGGTCGGCGGGGACGGCGACGAGGCCCAGCCCGCCGACGACGATCCGCCGAACACCGTCGTGCACGAGCGCGAGCCGCGCAACAAGGCCCGCGGGCGCGCGAGCGTCGACGAGGTGCAGGGCATCACCGGCTCCACCCGGCTCGAGGCCAAGCGCCAGCGCCGCCGCGACGGCCGCGAGGCGGGCAGGCGGCGGCCGCCGATCCTGACCGAGTCGGAGTTCCTGGCCCGCCGCGAAGCGGTGGACCGGGTGATGGTGGTGCGCGAGAAGAACTTCCCGGACCACCCGAACATCACGCAGGTCGCGGTGCTCGAGGACAACATCCTCGTCGAGCACTTCGTCACCGACACCGGGCAGCCGTCCATGGTCGGCAACGTCTATCTCGGCAAGGTGCAGAACGTGCTGCCGAGCATGGAGGCGGCGTTCGTCGACATCGGTCGCGGCCGCAACGGCGTGCTGTACGCGGGCGAGGTGAACTGGGAGGCCGCCGGTCTCGGCGGCAAGGAACGCAAGATCGAGCAGGCGCTCAAGCCCGGCGATCAGGTGCTGGTACAGGTGTCCAAGGACCCGGTCGGGCACAAGGGCGCCCGGCTCACCACCCAGATCAGCCTGGCGGGCCGCTTCCTGGTGTACGTGCCGGGCGGCACCTCCACCGGGATCAGCCGCAAGCTGCCCGACACCGAGCGCAAGCGGCTCAAGGAGATCCTGCGCGAGATCGTCCCGCCCGACGCGGGCGTGATCATCCGCACCGCCTCCGAAGGCGTGAGCGAGGCCGAGCTGGCCCGCGACGTGGAGCGGTTGCAGAGCACCTGGCGCAGCATCCAGGAACAGGCCGACAAGGACGGCGGCGCGCCCAAGACCCTCTACGAGGAGCCCGACCTGCTGGTCAAGGTCATCCGCGACCTGTTCAACGAGGACTTCTCCCAGCTGGTCATCGAGGGCGAGCGGGCATGGACGACGGTGCAGAACTACATCCGCACCGTGGCCCCCGACCTGCTGGCGCGGGTCTCGCGGCACGAGAACAACGGCGTGGACGTCTTCGAGACCTACCGCATCGACGAGCAGCTGGCCAAGGCGCTCGACCGCAAGGTGTGGCTGCCCTCGGGCGGCACCCTGGTGATCGACCGCACCGAGGCGATGACCGTCATCGACGTCAACACCGGCAAGTTCACCGGCTCCGGTGGCAGCAATCTCGAGGAGACGGTCACCAGGAACAACCTGGAGGCGGCCGAGGAGATCGTGCGCCAGATGCGGCTGCGCGACATCGGCGGCATGATCGTCGTCGACTTCATCGACATGGTGCTCGAGTCCAACCGCGACCTGGTGCTGCGCAGGCTCACCGAGGCGCTCGGGCGCGACCGCACCCGCCACCAGGTCTCCGAGGTGACCTCGCTCGGCCTGGTGCAGATGACCCGGAAGAAGCTGGGCACCGGCCTGGTCGAGGCCTTCTCCACCACCTGTGAGCACTGCCACGGCCGCGGCATCATCGTGCACAACTACCCGGTGGAACCCGGCCAGGCCGAGGAGTCCGGCGGCCGCCGCGAGAGCGGTTCGCGCCGGCGCCGCGGGCGGGACAAGGGCGCCGCCGCGCCCGCCGCCAACGGCGCCGCGCCCACCGAGACCGTGGAGGACGCGGCCGTCAAGCGCGCCCATCCGGTCGCGCTGGCGATGGCCGCGCACCAGTCCGGCGGCGGCGAGCACGACGAGCCGGAGGCGCACCCCGAGTCCGTGGGCGCCGCCGAGGAGTCGGTGGCCGATCAGGTCGCCGATGTGGCGGCCGGGCCGGACACCGACGCCGTCGCCCAGGACGAGGGCATCGAGACCGTGGAGGTGCGGCCCTCGCGGTCGCGGCGCCGGGCCGGTCGAGCCCAGCGCGAGGCCGCCCGGCGGGAGGCGGCCGCCCAGCAGGCCGCGGACCGGCCGGACACCGCGCAGCCGGAGGATGCCGCCGAGCGGGCAGCCGCCGACGAGGAACGGGACGAGGCAGGCACCGCCACGCCGGAGGCGCTGGAGGAGCAGGCCGAGGCCGTGCTGGCCCTGCCCACCGACGCGGGTGCGGTCGCGGTGACCGAGTCCGGCGCCGAGCCGGGAGTCGCCGAGCAGGTCCCGGTCACCGAGGAGGTCGCGGCCGCGGAGTCGGCGGTGGCCGAACTCGCCGGACAGGTCGAGCCGGGCCAGGTCGCCGACGAGGCGTCGGAGCCGGCCGCCGCCACACCCGCGCCGTCCGCCGAGTCGCAGTCGTCCGCCGACGTGCCCGCGTCCTCCGCCGAGGCCAACGGTGTCGCGCCGGAGCGGCCCGCGCGCCGCCGCCGGGTCGCGCGGTCGGCTGCCGCGCCCGCCGCGGACAGCAGCGCCGCGGTGTTCGTGGTGTCGGGCACCGAGCAGCCCGCCGCACCGGTGTTCGACGCCGACGAACCCGCACCGGTGGTGCTGCCGCGCGAGCGGCCCCGCCGCCGGGCAGTGGGACGTCCCGCCGGGCCGCCCGCGGACGAAGCGAACTGA
- the ndk gene encoding nucleoside-diphosphate kinase, translating to MTEQTLVLIKPDGVSRGLVGEVLARIERKGLKIAALELKQVSDELAREHYAEHADKPFFGSLIEFITSGPVVAAVLEGPRAIAAFRQLAGGTDPVEKAAPGSIRGDFGLETQYNLVHGSDSPESAKREIGLWFPEFPAA from the coding sequence GTGACTGAGCAGACGTTGGTACTCATCAAGCCGGACGGCGTGTCGCGCGGCCTGGTCGGCGAGGTGCTGGCCCGGATCGAGCGCAAGGGCCTGAAGATCGCCGCCCTGGAGCTCAAGCAGGTGTCGGACGAGCTGGCGCGCGAGCATTACGCCGAGCACGCCGACAAGCCGTTCTTCGGCTCCTTGATCGAGTTCATCACCTCCGGCCCGGTCGTGGCGGCGGTGCTCGAGGGCCCGCGCGCGATCGCCGCCTTCCGTCAGCTCGCCGGCGGCACCGACCCGGTGGAGAAGGCCGCTCCCGGCAGCATCCGCGGCGACTTCGGCCTCGAGACCCAGTACAACCTGGTCCACGGCTCCGATTCGCCCGAGTCGGCCAAGCGTGAGATCGGTCTCTGGTTCCCGGAGTTCCCGGCCGCGTAG